Proteins encoded in a region of the Mycolicibacterium duvalii genome:
- a CDS encoding AMP-binding protein — MTESSLLIVLRERASLQPNHPAFTFYDYERDWDGVAETATWAQLHRRSQQLACEIEACASAGDRVVILAPQSLEYVVAFLAALEAGVIAVPLSVPLAGVHDERISAVLRDASPTVILTTAAVSDTVTPYLVPDGGGAVPSVIEVDSLDVDAHRSGRRRRRRGTEIAYLQYTSGSTRTPAGVAVTHKNLAANWKQIIAGYLPDYRMPRSAVSWLPFYHDMGLMLGVCAGVLGGWPTAILSPTSFLVRPARWIQLLARYPQVLSAAPNFAFELAAARTTDDDLAGLDLSDVLYILSGAERVNETTLERFLRRFARANLPASVLRPSYGLAEATLFVATHPPGGPPEFVHFDPRKLAAGHAERCADGTPLVSYGVPQSPTVRIVDPDTATERPGGVVGEIWVRGDNVSPGYWCRPADTEQTFGATIADPTPGTPGQGWLRTGDLGFLSEGELFIVGRIKDILIVRGRNHYPDDIESTIQEISRGRAAAIAVIDDITETLAVIVETKRRGQSDGEIAERLRDLREGVVSAVSNAHGVRIEDVVLVAPGSIPITTSGKVRRAACVELYRTGGFARVD, encoded by the coding sequence GTTCTACGATTACGAGCGGGACTGGGACGGGGTCGCCGAGACCGCGACCTGGGCACAGCTGCACCGGCGATCGCAACAGCTGGCCTGCGAGATCGAGGCGTGCGCCTCGGCGGGGGACCGCGTGGTGATCCTCGCCCCGCAGAGCCTCGAGTACGTCGTCGCCTTCCTCGCGGCGCTGGAGGCGGGCGTCATCGCGGTGCCGCTGTCGGTTCCGTTGGCGGGTGTGCACGACGAACGGATCAGCGCCGTGCTGCGGGACGCCTCACCCACGGTGATCCTGACCACGGCCGCGGTCTCCGACACGGTCACGCCCTACCTGGTACCGGATGGCGGCGGCGCCGTCCCATCGGTCATCGAAGTGGACTCGCTCGATGTCGACGCGCACAGATCGGGTCGTCGTCGGCGCCGCAGAGGCACGGAGATCGCCTACCTGCAGTACACATCCGGATCGACGCGCACCCCTGCCGGTGTGGCGGTCACGCACAAGAATCTGGCGGCCAACTGGAAACAGATCATCGCGGGATATCTGCCCGATTACCGGATGCCCCGCTCGGCCGTGTCCTGGCTGCCCTTCTATCACGACATGGGATTGATGTTGGGCGTGTGTGCAGGCGTCCTGGGCGGTTGGCCCACCGCGATCCTGAGCCCGACCTCGTTTCTGGTGCGACCGGCCCGCTGGATTCAACTCCTGGCGCGCTATCCCCAGGTACTTTCCGCTGCGCCGAACTTCGCGTTCGAGCTCGCGGCCGCACGGACGACCGACGACGACCTGGCCGGTCTCGATCTCAGCGACGTGCTGTACATCCTCAGCGGCGCGGAACGGGTCAACGAGACGACTCTCGAGCGATTTTTGCGAAGGTTCGCGCGCGCCAACCTTCCCGCGTCGGTGCTGCGTCCCTCGTATGGTCTGGCGGAGGCGACGCTGTTCGTCGCGACCCACCCACCGGGCGGGCCGCCCGAGTTCGTCCACTTCGATCCGAGGAAGCTGGCGGCCGGGCATGCCGAGCGGTGCGCCGACGGTACCCCGCTGGTGAGCTACGGTGTGCCACAGTCGCCGACGGTGCGGATCGTCGACCCCGACACCGCAACCGAGCGCCCCGGGGGCGTGGTGGGTGAGATCTGGGTGCGGGGCGACAACGTCAGCCCCGGCTACTGGTGCCGACCCGCCGACACCGAGCAGACGTTCGGTGCGACCATCGCCGATCCGACGCCGGGGACGCCCGGACAGGGCTGGCTGCGCACGGGTGATCTCGGATTCCTCTCCGAGGGTGAGCTTTTCATCGTCGGTCGGATCAAGGACATCCTGATCGTCCGCGGGCGCAACCACTATCCCGACGATATCGAGTCGACGATCCAGGAGATCTCGCGCGGCCGGGCCGCCGCCATCGCCGTGATCGACGACATCACCGAGACACTGGCTGTGATCGTGGAAACCAAGAGGCGCGGGCAGTCCGACGGGGAGATCGCCGAACGTCTTCGTGACCTCCGGGAGGGGGTCGTCTCGGCGGTCTCGAATGCCCATGGGGTGCGCATCGAGGATGTCGTGCTGGTCGCACCGGGGTCGATACCGATCACCACCAGCGGCAAGGTGCGTCGGGCGGCGTGTGTCGAGCTCTACCGGACCGGCGGGTTCGCGCGGGTGGACTAA